A region from the Oceanidesulfovibrio marinus genome encodes:
- the purF gene encoding amidophosphoribosyltransferase, whose product MKKEYCGLFAIHDHQEAARMAYFGLYAQQHRGQESAGIVTWDGETIREQKGMGLVPEVFNERHLGKELKGRIAVGHIRYSTTGASLIRNAQPFLVRFGDMQLAVAHNGNLTNTVELRQRMEAEGSIFQTTIDSELFTHLIAKNYGKMSIEEAVSAACAEVKGAYSLILLCNNKLIAVKDPHGFRPLALGRVGDSYVIASETCAFDLLEAEMLRAIEPGEMLVIEDKCVKSYQLAELAPRRQCIFELVYFARPDSIVFQETVYDCRKKMGKALAREAPVEADYVMPFPDSGMYAAVGYAQESGIPYETAMIRNHYVGRTFIQPSQDMRDFSVRVKINPVKSLIKGKKILIVDDSIVRGTTIRTRVKKLRELGATEIHMRVSCPPIRFPCFYGIDFSSKGELIAAYNDIDEIARFIGLDSLHYLSIEGLLGSVAKPDDYCLACFTGEYPVPPCKGQGKMCLENDVALSW is encoded by the coding sequence ATGAAGAAGGAATACTGCGGCCTCTTTGCCATCCACGACCACCAAGAAGCTGCGCGCATGGCCTACTTCGGCCTGTATGCGCAGCAGCACCGCGGCCAGGAATCGGCCGGCATCGTCACCTGGGACGGCGAGACCATCCGCGAGCAGAAGGGCATGGGCCTCGTGCCCGAGGTCTTCAACGAGCGCCATCTGGGCAAGGAACTCAAGGGCCGTATCGCCGTGGGCCACATCCGCTACTCCACCACGGGCGCGTCGCTTATCCGCAACGCCCAGCCCTTCCTCGTCCGCTTCGGCGACATGCAGCTCGCCGTGGCGCACAACGGCAACCTGACCAACACCGTGGAGCTGCGCCAGCGGATGGAGGCCGAGGGTTCCATCTTCCAGACCACCATCGACTCCGAGCTGTTCACCCATCTCATAGCCAAGAACTACGGGAAGATGAGCATCGAGGAGGCGGTCAGCGCGGCCTGCGCCGAGGTCAAGGGCGCCTACAGTCTCATCCTGCTGTGCAACAACAAGCTCATCGCGGTGAAGGACCCCCACGGCTTCCGGCCGCTGGCCCTGGGCCGTGTGGGCGACTCCTACGTCATCGCCTCCGAGACCTGCGCCTTTGATCTGCTGGAAGCCGAGATGCTCCGCGCCATCGAGCCCGGCGAGATGCTGGTCATCGAGGATAAGTGCGTGAAGTCCTACCAGCTTGCCGAGCTGGCTCCCAGACGGCAGTGCATCTTCGAGCTCGTCTACTTTGCCCGTCCGGACTCCATCGTTTTCCAGGAGACCGTGTACGACTGCCGCAAGAAGATGGGCAAGGCCCTGGCGCGGGAAGCGCCTGTGGAGGCCGACTACGTGATGCCCTTCCCGGACTCGGGTATGTACGCGGCTGTGGGCTACGCCCAGGAGTCCGGCATCCCCTACGAGACGGCGATGATTCGCAACCACTACGTGGGCCGTACCTTTATCCAGCCCTCGCAGGACATGCGCGATTTCAGCGTGCGCGTGAAGATCAACCCGGTGAAGTCGCTCATCAAGGGTAAGAAGATCCTTATCGTGGACGACTCCATCGTGCGCGGCACCACCATCCGCACCCGCGTGAAGAAGCTGCGGGAGCTGGGCGCGACCGAGATCCACATGCGCGTCTCCTGCCCGCCCATCCGCTTCCCCTGCTTCTACGGCATCGACTTCTCGTCCAAAGGCGAGCTCATCGCCGCCTATAACGACATCGACGAGATCGCCCGCTTCATCGGTCTGGACAGCCTGCACTATCTGTCCATCGAAGGTCTTCTCGGTTCGGTCGCCAAGCCGGACGACTACTGCCTGGCGTGCTTCACCGGCGAGTACCCGGTGCCGCCGTGCAAGGGCCAGGGCAAGATGTGCCTGGAGAACGACGTCGCCCTGTCCTGGTAG
- a CDS encoding PAS domain-containing sensor histidine kinase, producing MHRRSDGKSPPDSPDALRDKLIGLGERSIRKSYYPELQSRIFELERFRALLDQTNEAIFLASAEDGLVVDCNVSASQLLQRPEEEITGSPFSSILQPITEEQIDARLAKAGDTSRLLDAIETELERGGEIIPVEFSLRIVRMGDETYVVAVARDITDRKRTEDELAAMNRRLEELVEERTLDLEAKARELEEANRRLTQLDALKSNFLSAVSHDLRTPLTAIQGFAKIIDRDFKRSFLGNAAESAKTNLRAKRISENLGIIHEETRRLTRLISDLLDISKIESGTTVWKDEVFDFATLAERAEEAVRFRAKAKRCRVELDINLNTPLIEADPDRIMQVLINLLDNAVKFSPGGTVRLRTREEHNGGAVRLSVADTGPGIPKHELSAIFDTFHQAKRDDTLPDGVERGTGLGLSICREIVEHYGGSIWAESELGHGATFHVVLPAVANGSRKAGDMTA from the coding sequence ATGCACAGGCGCTCTGACGGCAAATCTCCTCCAGACTCACCGGATGCGCTACGGGACAAGCTTATCGGGCTGGGCGAACGTTCCATCCGCAAGAGCTACTACCCCGAGCTGCAGAGCCGCATCTTCGAGCTCGAACGGTTCCGCGCGCTGCTGGACCAGACCAACGAGGCCATTTTCCTCGCCTCGGCCGAAGACGGCCTGGTGGTGGACTGCAACGTCTCGGCCTCCCAGCTGCTGCAACGGCCCGAGGAGGAGATCACGGGCAGCCCGTTCTCATCCATCCTGCAGCCCATCACCGAAGAGCAGATAGACGCGCGCCTGGCCAAGGCCGGAGACACAAGCCGGCTGCTGGACGCCATCGAGACAGAGCTGGAGCGCGGGGGCGAGATCATCCCGGTGGAGTTCTCCCTGCGCATCGTGCGCATGGGCGACGAAACATACGTGGTCGCCGTGGCCAGGGACATCACCGACCGCAAGCGCACGGAAGACGAGCTGGCTGCCATGAACCGCCGTCTGGAAGAGCTTGTGGAGGAGCGCACCCTGGATCTGGAGGCCAAGGCCAGGGAACTGGAGGAGGCCAACCGGCGGCTCACCCAGCTCGACGCCCTGAAGTCCAACTTCCTCTCGGCCGTGTCGCACGACCTGCGCACCCCCCTGACCGCCATTCAGGGCTTTGCCAAGATCATCGACAGGGACTTCAAGCGATCCTTCCTGGGCAACGCCGCCGAGTCCGCCAAGACCAACCTGCGGGCGAAACGCATCAGCGAGAACCTCGGCATCATCCACGAGGAGACCAGGCGGCTCACGCGGCTCATCTCCGACCTCCTGGACATCTCCAAGATCGAGTCCGGCACCACCGTGTGGAAGGACGAGGTATTCGACTTCGCCACCCTGGCGGAGCGGGCAGAGGAGGCTGTGCGCTTCCGAGCCAAGGCCAAACGATGCCGTGTGGAGCTGGATATCAACCTCAACACGCCGCTGATCGAGGCCGATCCGGACAGGATCATGCAGGTGCTCATCAACCTGCTCGACAACGCCGTAAAGTTCTCGCCGGGCGGCACGGTGCGGCTGCGGACGCGGGAGGAGCACAACGGCGGCGCCGTTCGGCTTTCTGTTGCGGATACCGGCCCCGGCATCCCGAAGCACGAGCTCTCCGCCATCTTCGATACCTTCCACCAAGCCAAGCGTGACGACACCCTGCCCGACGGCGTGGAGCGCGGGACCGGCCTGGGGTTGTCCATCTGCCGGGAGATCGTGGAGCACTACGGCGGGTCCATCTGGGCGGAGTCCGAGCTCGGACACGGCGCCACCTTCCATGTGGTGCTGCCAGCGGTCGCCAACGGAAGCCGCAAGGCTGGCGACATGACCGCCTAG
- the ercA gene encoding alcohol dehydrogenase-like regulatory protein ErcA, with product MVAETLLDLRKFVAPEFIFGHGAASLAGRYVHNLSARKSLVISDPGVMSSGWTDHVCKSLEEYGLGYSMFVDVSPNPRDTQVMAGAARYEQEGCDSIVAVGGGSVLDLAKGVGIVHSNQQHILDFEGVDAVPNPGPPMVCIPTTAGSSADVSQFAIITDSAHNAKIAIVSKSVVPDVALIDPALTMTMDRNLTAHTGMDALTHAIEAYVSNANSPITDLFALEAVRRITHSLPAALERGSDLEARAGMMLGSLYAGIAFSNAILGAVHAMAHSLGGLLDLPHGVCNAVLLDYVIDFNFSSAQMRYIEVGKAMGAAITDDMEPDAKKEAVLEAVQRLKRKAGITQRLADLGVKAEDLTSLAQHAFHDPCLATNPVAVTPEELEAIYAQAL from the coding sequence ATGGTCGCCGAAACACTGCTTGACCTGCGCAAGTTCGTTGCTCCGGAGTTCATCTTCGGCCACGGAGCCGCTTCCCTGGCCGGGCGATACGTTCACAACCTCAGCGCCAGAAAGTCCCTCGTCATCAGCGACCCGGGCGTCATGTCCAGCGGTTGGACAGACCATGTCTGCAAGAGCCTTGAGGAGTACGGCCTCGGGTACTCGATGTTCGTGGACGTCTCCCCCAACCCGCGCGACACGCAGGTGATGGCCGGAGCGGCCCGCTACGAGCAGGAGGGCTGCGACTCCATCGTAGCCGTGGGCGGCGGCAGCGTCCTCGACCTGGCCAAAGGGGTGGGCATTGTCCATTCCAACCAGCAGCACATTCTCGATTTCGAAGGCGTGGACGCCGTGCCTAATCCCGGCCCACCCATGGTCTGCATCCCCACCACGGCGGGCAGTTCGGCCGACGTCTCCCAGTTCGCCATCATCACGGACAGCGCGCACAACGCGAAGATCGCCATCGTCTCCAAAAGCGTGGTGCCGGACGTGGCGCTCATCGATCCCGCCCTGACCATGACCATGGACAGAAATCTGACGGCGCACACCGGCATGGACGCCCTGACACACGCCATCGAGGCGTACGTGTCCAACGCCAACTCGCCCATCACGGACCTCTTCGCCCTGGAGGCGGTGCGACGCATCACGCACTCCCTGCCCGCGGCCCTGGAACGCGGCAGCGACCTGGAGGCCCGCGCCGGCATGATGCTCGGCTCCCTCTACGCAGGCATCGCCTTTTCCAACGCCATCCTTGGCGCCGTGCACGCCATGGCCCACAGCCTGGGCGGCCTTCTGGACCTGCCCCACGGGGTCTGCAACGCCGTGCTGCTGGACTACGTCATCGACTTCAACTTCTCCTCGGCGCAGATGCGATACATTGAGGTCGGCAAGGCCATGGGCGCCGCAATCACCGACGACATGGAGCCCGACGCGAAGAAAGAGGCCGTGCTGGAGGCCGTGCAGCGGCTCAAACGCAAGGCCGGCATCACACAGCGCCTTGCGGACCTCGGCGTGAAGGCCGAGGACCTCACCTCCCTGGCCCAGCACGCATTCCATGATCCCTGCCTGGCGACCAACCCGGTCGCGGTGACCCCTGAAGAGCTCGAGGCGATCTATGCACAGGCGCTCTGA
- a CDS encoding polyphenol oxidase family protein yields MDVTGIPFAFPGLADRVGCFFQTREGGASMDPFDAGNISFTVGDDPAAVRANRMALQKRLGFTHWVEAKQVHGVDILLDPPPGDIEADGEAEADGLTTAEPGRALVIKTADCQPVLIAHRGGAFVAALHVGWRGNAQELPLSAVAALCDHYGVSPDSLAAVRGPSLGPSASEFTNFDAEFGPAFEPYVDRNTMRVNLWKLTHDQLVTAGVPADNIYAIDLCTFSLPRTFFSYRAARTSGRHANLIWLS; encoded by the coding sequence ATGGACGTGACCGGCATTCCGTTTGCCTTTCCGGGACTCGCGGACCGGGTGGGCTGCTTCTTCCAGACGCGCGAAGGCGGCGCGAGCATGGACCCCTTTGACGCGGGCAACATCTCCTTCACCGTGGGGGACGATCCGGCGGCCGTGCGCGCCAACCGCATGGCCCTGCAAAAACGACTCGGCTTCACCCACTGGGTCGAGGCAAAGCAGGTGCACGGGGTGGATATCCTGCTGGACCCGCCGCCCGGCGACATCGAGGCGGACGGCGAGGCCGAGGCCGACGGCCTGACCACGGCGGAGCCGGGCCGCGCCCTGGTCATCAAGACCGCAGACTGCCAGCCCGTGCTCATCGCCCACCGCGGCGGCGCCTTCGTGGCCGCGCTCCACGTGGGCTGGCGCGGCAACGCCCAGGAGCTCCCGCTCTCGGCCGTGGCCGCCCTGTGCGACCACTACGGCGTCTCCCCGGACAGCCTTGCCGCGGTCAGAGGACCGTCCCTGGGGCCCTCGGCCAGCGAGTTCACCAACTTTGACGCAGAGTTCGGCCCCGCATTCGAGCCCTATGTGGATCGCAACACCATGCGTGTGAACCTATGGAAGCTGACGCACGACCAGCTTGTGACAGCGGGAGTCCCGGCCGACAACATCTACGCCATCGACCTCTGCACCTTTTCCCTGCCACGTACTTTCTTTTCCTATAGAGCAGCGCGCACCAGCGGCCGGCACGCAAATCTGATCTGGCTGTCGTAA
- a CDS encoding 5-formyltetrahydrofolate cyclo-ligase, with protein MASRSFGPPGAHASSVSGTIGKDELRQRFRAMRASLPAEQSAAKSRRAQEHILDLRHWREAQTVLLYVGCRGETATDLLLQSAWQEQKTVLLPRCLPATPGEMELACVRSQHDLAPGLYSIPEPDPTTCSPVEPERVDLIVVPALAFDRRGFRLGQGGGYYDRLLVSQPYTKSLAIGLAFDFQVVRSLPVDGWDRPVAAVASDKELIWT; from the coding sequence ATGGCATCGCGCAGCTTCGGTCCCCCCGGCGCACACGCGTCCTCTGTTTCCGGCACGATCGGCAAGGATGAGCTGCGTCAGCGATTCCGGGCCATGCGCGCCTCCCTGCCAGCAGAGCAGTCCGCAGCCAAGAGCCGGCGCGCCCAGGAGCACATCCTGGACCTGCGGCACTGGCGCGAGGCCCAGACCGTGCTGCTCTATGTGGGCTGCCGCGGCGAGACGGCCACGGACCTGCTGCTGCAATCAGCCTGGCAGGAGCAAAAAACCGTGCTGCTGCCGCGCTGCCTGCCTGCAACTCCCGGCGAAATGGAGCTGGCCTGCGTTCGCTCGCAGCACGACCTCGCGCCTGGGCTCTACTCCATCCCGGAGCCCGACCCCACGACCTGCAGCCCGGTGGAGCCGGAGCGCGTGGACCTCATCGTGGTCCCGGCCCTGGCCTTCGACCGCCGCGGCTTCCGCCTGGGCCAGGGCGGCGGCTACTACGACCGCCTGCTCGTCTCCCAACCGTACACGAAAAGCCTCGCCATCGGCCTCGCCTTCGACTTCCAGGTAGTCCGCTCCCTGCCCGTGGACGGCTGGGACCGGCCCGTAGCCGCCGTTGCGAGCGACAAGGAACTGATATGGACGTGA
- a CDS encoding metallophosphoesterase family protein: MSGTSEYIFVGVGDVHDNVDMLARIPELKDAYGIIVSGDLTNGGGPAQAGNVLNAVRSANPYVFAQLGNMDKPEVNGFLEKQGVNIHAQARPLLKDGDAPAGTRPGILGVGMSNYTPFGTPSEVSDAQLGEWLDAAYAKADGFDPLLLVVHNPPVNTKTDVAGGGHVGSQTVRAFLERTQPPVCLTGHIHESMAEDFVGKTKVINPGALRGGGYVLITVSGNGIEAELKQVR, from the coding sequence ATGAGCGGCACGAGCGAGTACATATTCGTTGGAGTGGGAGACGTGCACGACAATGTGGACATGCTGGCGCGCATCCCGGAGCTGAAAGACGCCTACGGGATCATCGTCAGCGGCGACCTGACCAACGGCGGCGGACCGGCCCAGGCCGGCAACGTGCTGAACGCCGTGCGTTCGGCCAACCCCTACGTCTTTGCGCAGCTCGGCAACATGGACAAGCCGGAGGTAAACGGCTTTCTGGAGAAGCAGGGCGTGAACATCCATGCCCAGGCGCGGCCCCTGTTGAAGGACGGTGATGCGCCGGCCGGAACACGGCCCGGCATTCTCGGCGTAGGCATGTCCAACTACACGCCGTTCGGCACGCCGTCCGAGGTTTCGGACGCGCAGCTCGGCGAATGGCTGGACGCGGCTTACGCCAAGGCCGACGGCTTCGACCCCTTGCTGCTGGTGGTGCACAATCCGCCGGTCAACACCAAAACGGACGTGGCCGGCGGCGGCCACGTGGGCAGCCAGACCGTACGCGCCTTTCTGGAGCGGACGCAGCCGCCGGTCTGCCTGACCGGGCACATCCACGAGTCCATGGCCGAGGACTTCGTGGGCAAGACCAAGGTCATCAATCCGGGCGCGCTCCGCGGCGGCGGTTACGTGCTCATCACTGTCTCGGGCAACGGCATCGAGGCCGAATTGAAGCAGGTGCGCTGA
- a CDS encoding SH3 domain-containing protein — protein MHTRSRLPLRLLLACAFASCLVALGCASNTGGSSYISRTSTVTAYRLNVRADPSINAPVLDVISRGQSVDVLSRRYNWIKIRTPNHHVGWSYGAFLSGFNIPKPESKAPEYKEAQPEKKESEEPKSEQPPVVL, from the coding sequence ATGCACACGCGTTCCCGTCTTCCGCTCCGTCTCTTGCTGGCATGCGCTTTTGCGTCGTGCCTCGTCGCCCTGGGTTGCGCCTCCAACACCGGGGGGAGCAGCTATATCAGCCGGACCAGCACCGTTACCGCATACCGGCTCAATGTCCGCGCCGATCCGTCCATCAACGCCCCTGTCCTGGATGTCATCAGCCGCGGCCAGAGCGTGGATGTGCTGAGCCGCCGCTACAACTGGATCAAGATCCGCACGCCCAACCACCATGTGGGCTGGTCGTATGGCGCGTTCCTCTCCGGGTTCAACATCCCCAAGCCGGAGTCCAAGGCGCCCGAGTACAAGGAAGCGCAACCAGAGAAGAAAGAGTCGGAGGAGCCCAAGAGCGAGCAGCCGCCCGTGGTGCTCTAG
- a CDS encoding ArsR/SmtB family transcription factor, with amino-acid sequence MNTKRATLAYGVGDDEEPRQTGEAGGFAEGAHGASASTLLHAGDEVRPFDAAPFPSLEEARERVQSVRQSMPDDAGLHRLSERLKALADPSRLAILNALAIAELRVSELAEAVGMSQSAVSHQLRVLRAARVVAVRREGKNAWYSMADDALVCLIRPGQQ; translated from the coding sequence ATGAACACGAAGCGCGCCACGCTGGCCTACGGCGTGGGAGATGATGAAGAGCCCAGGCAGACGGGTGAGGCCGGCGGCTTTGCAGAAGGGGCGCACGGAGCTTCGGCCAGCACGCTGCTCCACGCCGGGGACGAGGTCCGGCCGTTTGACGCCGCGCCGTTTCCCAGTCTGGAGGAGGCGCGGGAGCGCGTCCAGAGCGTCCGCCAGTCCATGCCGGATGACGCCGGGCTGCACCGTCTGAGCGAGCGGCTCAAGGCGCTGGCCGATCCCTCACGCCTGGCCATTCTCAACGCCCTGGCCATTGCCGAGCTGCGGGTGAGCGAGCTGGCCGAGGCCGTAGGCATGAGCCAATCCGCCGTTTCCCACCAGCTGCGCGTTCTCCGCGCGGCCCGGGTGGTGGCTGTGCGGCGTGAGGGCAAAAACGCCTGGTACAGCATGGCCGACGACGCCCTCGTCTGCCTTATCCGGCCGGGACAACAATGA
- a CDS encoding glutaminyl-peptide cyclotransferase: protein MHSQSGRISRRRFMAMAGGAAFGMASLGMSARAWCAGTVPVRSVRVLSVHDHDPEAFTQGLLLQDGVLFESTGRYGQSDVRRVDWKTGRVLDRRPLPDEYFGEGLALAGKTLYQLTWQEGTAFLYDVATLRPTGQLSYRGEGWGLVWDGRQFYMSDGSADIATRSRDFALQKSVTARGASGPVQELNELELVPGALLANVWQTWQVAYIEPQTGRLLSWLDLTPLREDLAKKGASHGVANGLAWDGAAGQLLVTGKNWPLLYAVRI, encoded by the coding sequence ATGCATAGTCAAAGCGGCCGGATCAGCCGGCGGCGGTTTATGGCCATGGCCGGCGGGGCGGCTTTTGGCATGGCGAGCCTGGGGATGTCCGCGAGGGCGTGGTGCGCCGGAACGGTGCCTGTGCGGAGCGTGCGCGTCCTTTCCGTGCATGACCACGACCCCGAGGCGTTCACGCAGGGGCTCCTGCTCCAGGACGGCGTGCTCTTTGAGTCAACAGGGCGCTACGGACAATCGGACGTGCGGCGGGTGGACTGGAAAACGGGTCGTGTTCTGGACCGGCGGCCTTTGCCGGATGAGTACTTTGGCGAAGGGCTGGCCCTGGCCGGGAAGACCCTCTACCAGCTCACCTGGCAGGAGGGCACGGCCTTTCTGTATGATGTTGCAACGCTGCGGCCCACCGGGCAGCTTTCCTACCGCGGCGAGGGCTGGGGCCTGGTCTGGGACGGCCGCCAGTTCTACATGAGCGACGGCAGCGCCGACATCGCCACCCGGAGCAGGGACTTTGCGTTGCAAAAAAGCGTGACCGCTCGCGGCGCAAGCGGCCCGGTCCAGGAGCTGAACGAGCTGGAGCTCGTGCCCGGAGCGCTTTTGGCCAATGTCTGGCAGACATGGCAGGTGGCGTACATCGAGCCGCAGACGGGCCGGCTGCTCTCGTGGCTGGACCTTACGCCCCTGCGCGAGGACCTGGCCAAAAAAGGAGCGAGCCACGGCGTGGCCAATGGTTTGGCCTGGGACGGCGCCGCAGGGCAACTGCTGGTGACGGGCAAAAACTGGCCGCTGCTGTACGCTGTTCGAATCTAG
- a CDS encoding response regulator, producing the protein MVLQQYTRFGALTFLVVDDSITMRRFIKRCLREFGAVSIHESESANAAWGAVCAGGVDFILCDWNMPGTSGIDLLARVREDPRHSSLPFLMVSAESKLENIMEAIQNGVSNYLTKPFTKDSLARKIIAILDASAADTRPDSCQRDAYSSASS; encoded by the coding sequence ATGGTCTTGCAGCAGTATACGCGCTTTGGCGCGCTCACCTTTCTTGTGGTTGATGACTCCATCACCATGCGCCGATTCATCAAGCGCTGCCTGCGCGAGTTCGGCGCCGTGAGCATTCACGAGTCCGAAAGCGCAAACGCCGCCTGGGGCGCGGTGTGCGCCGGCGGCGTGGACTTCATCCTCTGCGACTGGAACATGCCCGGAACGAGCGGCATCGACCTGCTGGCCCGCGTACGCGAGGACCCGCGGCACAGCTCGCTCCCCTTTCTTATGGTCTCGGCGGAGTCCAAGCTCGAAAACATCATGGAGGCGATTCAGAACGGCGTCTCCAACTACCTGACCAAGCCCTTCACCAAGGACTCCCTGGCGCGCAAGATTATCGCCATCCTCGACGCCTCGGCCGCCGACACGAGACCCGATTCCTGTCAGCGGGACGCATACTCCAGCGCGTCGTCCTGA
- a CDS encoding superoxide dismutase: protein MLSPYQTNHDRRHFLKTMAAAGVVAAGAGLGVTAMPFTARAAEIELPKLPFAENALEPVISARTISFHYGKHHAGYVKKTNAAIKGTPLESKSLEEIIMETSKNPDQQGIFNNAAQVWNHTFYWNSITPGGGKPDGALLEKVNADFGSLDDCKKALADAAASRFASGWAWLVIDGGTLKAINTMNADTPMVHDMTPLLTIDVWEHAYYLDYQNRRGDYVSGLLDKLINWDFASKNLEMS, encoded by the coding sequence ATGTTGTCGCCATACCAGACGAACCACGATCGCCGTCATTTTCTGAAAACCATGGCTGCAGCCGGTGTGGTTGCCGCCGGCGCCGGGCTGGGCGTGACCGCCATGCCCTTTACGGCGCGCGCCGCCGAGATCGAGCTGCCGAAGCTGCCCTTTGCCGAGAACGCGCTGGAGCCCGTCATCTCCGCACGCACCATCAGCTTCCACTATGGCAAGCACCACGCCGGCTACGTGAAGAAGACCAACGCCGCCATCAAGGGCACCCCGCTGGAAAGCAAGAGCCTTGAAGAGATCATCATGGAGACGTCCAAGAACCCGGACCAGCAGGGGATATTCAACAACGCCGCCCAGGTCTGGAACCACACCTTCTACTGGAACTCCATCACGCCCGGCGGCGGCAAGCCTGACGGCGCGCTGCTGGAAAAGGTCAACGCGGACTTCGGCAGCCTGGACGACTGCAAGAAAGCCCTGGCCGATGCAGCGGCGAGCCGGTTCGCCAGCGGCTGGGCCTGGTTGGTCATCGACGGCGGCACGCTCAAGGCCATCAACACCATGAACGCCGACACGCCCATGGTGCACGACATGACGCCACTGCTTACCATCGATGTGTGGGAGCACGCCTACTATCTGGATTATCAGAACCGCCGCGGCGATTACGTGTCCGGCCTTCTGGACAAGCTGATCAACTGGGATTTCGCGTCCAAAAACCTGGAAATGTCGTAA
- a CDS encoding aminoglycoside phosphotransferase family protein has translation MNKDTAVTVARFLKEARWLPDTPEPIVAFLAAGEYNENYRISASGGEYVFRINHGSQIGQTRQIEYEYTVLRLLEPSGVTPRPCYCRPDAPGLGGVLLMEYLPGGPLNYERDAQDAARLFARLHALPSPACDMQRLGPAALPAVRLGPDGPEHAPPALVIQQTPVADIAAESYGLLTRFPDHARRNDVGRRIFDYHAAVLALAREADHLFAAEPLILVNTEVNSGNFLVHNGAVRLVDWEKAVLSCRYQDLGHFLVPTTTQWKTDYVFSPDARRAFLKAYLDALHEYGGVPEGGLSLDELDERTRIMERTILLRALSWCYMAWHEYTSRDRSLTNEHTFRTIERYLDQTDAILGAA, from the coding sequence ATGAACAAAGACACCGCCGTGACCGTTGCGCGCTTTTTGAAAGAGGCGCGCTGGCTTCCCGACACGCCCGAACCGATCGTCGCCTTCCTTGCCGCCGGCGAGTACAACGAGAACTACCGCATATCCGCGTCCGGCGGCGAGTACGTCTTCCGCATCAACCACGGCAGCCAGATCGGCCAGACGCGTCAGATCGAGTACGAGTACACCGTGCTCCGGTTGCTGGAGCCCTCCGGCGTCACGCCCCGGCCCTGTTACTGCCGGCCGGACGCCCCGGGGCTTGGCGGCGTCCTGCTCATGGAGTACCTGCCCGGCGGCCCGCTGAACTATGAACGCGACGCCCAGGACGCGGCGCGGCTCTTTGCGCGGCTCCACGCCCTGCCCTCCCCGGCCTGCGACATGCAACGCCTTGGACCGGCCGCCCTGCCCGCCGTCCGCCTGGGTCCTGATGGCCCGGAGCACGCGCCCCCGGCCCTGGTCATCCAGCAGACGCCAGTGGCCGACATTGCCGCCGAGTCCTATGGTTTGCTCACGCGTTTTCCAGACCACGCACGCAGAAACGACGTGGGCCGACGTATTTTTGACTACCACGCCGCAGTTCTTGCACTGGCCAGAGAGGCTGACCATCTCTTTGCCGCGGAGCCGCTCATCCTCGTCAACACCGAGGTCAACTCCGGCAACTTCCTCGTGCACAACGGCGCCGTACGCCTGGTGGACTGGGAAAAGGCCGTGCTCTCCTGCCGCTACCAGGACCTCGGCCACTTTCTGGTGCCCACCACGACCCAGTGGAAGACCGACTACGTCTTCTCGCCCGATGCGCGGCGGGCCTTCCTCAAGGCCTACCTGGACGCCCTCCACGAGTACGGCGGCGTTCCCGAGGGCGGGCTCTCCCTGGACGAGCTGGACGAACGGACCCGCATCATGGAGCGCACCATCCTGCTGCGCGCCCTGTCCTGGTGCTACATGGCGTGGCACGAGTACACGAGCCGCGACCGCTCTCTGACCAACGAGCATACCTTCCGCACCATAGAGCGCTATCTGGATCAGACCGACGCCATCCTCGGTGCGGCGTAG